Proteins co-encoded in one Rhopalosiphum maidis isolate BTI-1 chromosome 2, ASM367621v3, whole genome shotgun sequence genomic window:
- the LOC113551422 gene encoding short-chain specific acyl-CoA dehydrogenase, mitochondrial, with the protein MSLKLSSLLTNSGMRFALNGVTKRSIASLSSLSETHRLLYKTCRDFAEGELKPVAAKVDKEHLFPEKQIKEMGELGLMAIDIPESLGGTGLDYLAYAIAIEEISRGCASAGVIMSVNNSLYLGPINKFGNDKQKEEYIRPFTSGEKIGCFGLSEPGNGSDAGAASTMAVKSGPNWVLNGTKSWITNAHEAKASVVFATTDKAKKHKGISAFLVKREYPGFSLGKKEDKLGIRGSSTSNLIFEDCSIPEENILGEPGMGFKIAMMTLDAGRIGIASQALGIAQASLDVAVEYATKRIAFGAPISKLQSIQNKIADMSLRVESARLLTWRAAVLKDEHKPFTKEAAMAKLAASEAATFNAHQCIQVLGGMGYVSDMPAERHYRDARITEIYEGTSEIQKLVIAGNVFKEYNSS; encoded by the exons atgagcCTAAAATTATCTTCTCTTTTGACAAACTCag GGATGAGGTTTGCTCTAAATGGTGTCACGAAAAGGTCGATAGCCTCTTTGTCGTCCTTGTCAGAGACTCATCGATTGCTGTATAAAACCTGTAGAGATTTTGCAGAAGGAGAGTTAAAACCTGTTGCAGCCAAAGTGGACAAGGAACATTTATTTCCCGAGAAACAG ATTAAAGAAATGGGAGAATTGGGTTTAATGGCAATTGATATCCCAGAGTCATTAGGAGGAACTGGTCTTGATTATTTGGCATATGCTATTGCAATAGAAGAAATTtctag aggtTGTGCATCAGCTGGCGTTATTATGAGCGTAAATAATTCTTTGTACCTCGgaccaattaataaatttggaaATGATAAACAAAAAGAGGAGTATATCAGACCTTTTACAAGTGGTGAAAAAATTGGTTGTTTTGGTCTTAGCGAACCag GTAATGGAAGTGATGCTGGTGCAGCTTCTACTATGGCGGTTAAAAGTGGTCCAAATTGGGTTTTAAATGGCACTAAATCATGGATTACTAATGCTCATGAAGCTAAAGCATCAGTCGTATTTGCAACTACCGATAAAGCTAAAAAACACAAAGGAATTAGcgcatttttagttaaaagagAATATccag GGTTTTCATTGGGTAAAAAAGAAGATAAACTTGGAATACGAGGTTCGTCtacaagtaatttaatttttgaagacTGTTCAATTCCAGAAGAAAATATCTTAGGTGAACCTGGTATGGGTTTCAAAATTGCAATGATGACTttag ATGCTGGCCGCATCGGAATTGCTTCTCAAGCACTTGGAATAGCACAAGCATCTCTCGACGTTGCTGTTGAATATGCAACTAAAAGAATAGCATTTGGTGCTCCTATATCTAAACTGCAAAGTATtcag aataaaattgcTGACATGTCTTTACGAGTAGAAAGTGCAAGATTGTTGACATGGAGAGCTGCTGTCTTAAAAGATGAACACAAGCCATTTACAAAg gaAGCAGCAATGGCCAAATTAGCTGCGTCTGAAGCAGCAACATTTAATGCACATCAGTGTATTCAAGTGTTGGGTGGTATGGGTTATGTTTCCGATATGCCTGCTGAACGACACTACCGCGACGCTCGGATAACAGAGATATATGAAGGGACATCTGAAATTCAGAAGCTTGTGATAGCTGGAAATGTATTCAAAGAGTATAACAGCTCTTAA
- the LOC113552112 gene encoding uncharacterized protein KIAA1841 homolog isoform X3, translating to MNSSAYESNKLDTAALGATSECDRIDLQEFLDFLILAYRINDVLTSGKGKQVLDTCSINWTELSRNNLFLRLSDKKSNTTTDNETGQGTMLNTSTERVQCILKHKLKDIMNEGILDSVLPFIVKKTLTTNVMKTFESFGSKISNNPSNKDKTYSKPKCNTIDNSSRSNKDTEIEINVCDAVQKLKKVFRCPKRLLISKMGYFSEVTKGQRLEDIDISVHCEIPIFDWLIKWVKKDLKPKNEWPSLDNGNVVPILVSASFLQMEPLFQECLLFCKNNINDVLSSSASFGCVNDGVITRLSNQFNNCDVENMVDVKDKLKSRLFTKLIWDLCKRDSKRELGHYSTLAYAYYCCRCNMILVPSVAGRIPCKPPTFKIAQNGSVIACHLRDSKWTLNDHVKSLFSKYKCWRIVYWSLWSECHFMRCSRCQYMYPVKNQRWCQFHTQQPQYYPVENNRYLYYPIGRYPCCNEKTFKYEPIKNPFGCHYREHIPLLEHTAEIETYKVMQMFPSLTITDPPMFFSNGITKLMDTHVSNEGTSRKSQFWWDNIVMGTSSNKRQLLTELWDKPFAKRPVSPSTSDNNVYEATEVPLNEINSSFGSSFEEVEDSLSSFSDSDSTHSEKITYNNRQQKIKRSSKAIRTLKQRYRYSGTYQWSLTAPMRCNQDNQREYEERCFRQIIHHLLHQNGNSNADCSQVLTTTTNPVVDISQRSGGYYVKLETELLSKIDPKNAQRPTSIVEPKAVQLKTKLKKTTKPPSS from the exons ATGAATTCATCAGCCTATGAATCTAACAAACTCGATACTGCTGCATTAGGCGCGACTTCCGAATGTGATCGAATAGATTTACaagaatttttagattttttaatattagcctATCGGATAAACGACGTGTTAACTTCAGGCAAGGGAAAACAAGTACTCGATACCTGCAGCATCAATTGGACTGAGCTATCtcgtaataatttgtttttacggTTATCGGATAAAAAATCCAATACCACGACCGACAACGAGACGGGACAAGGAACAATGCTAAATACAAGCACCGAACGAGTGCAATGTATTCTCAAACACAAGCTCAAAGACATTATGAATGAAGGTATTTTGGACTCTGTACTtccatttatagtaaaaaaaacgtTGACAACAAATGTTATGAAAACATTTGAATCGTTTGGCTccaaaattagtaataatccTTCGAATAAAGACAAAACGTATTCAAAaccaaaatgtaatacaattgaCAATTCGTCCAGATCTAATAAGGA TACGGAAATTGAGATTAACGTATGTGATGctgttcaaaaattaaaaaaagtatttcgaTGTCCTAAGCGACTACTTATCTCGAAAATGGGATATTTTTCTGAGGTGACCAAAG GACAACGGTTGGAAGATATTGATATATCAGTACATTgtgaaatacctatatttgacTGGTTAATAAAGTGGGTTAAGAAggatttaaaaccaaaaaacgAGTGGCCATCATTag ATAATGGAAATGTAGTGCCGATTTTGGTTTCTGCATCATTTCTTCAAATGGAGCCATTATTTCAAGAATGTTTActattttgcaaaaataatatcaatgatgTATTATCGTCTTCGGCAAGTTTTGGGTGTGTTAATGATGGAGTTATTACAAG ATTATCAAATCAGTTTAATAATTGTGATGTAGAAAATATGGTGGACGTAaaggataaattaaaatcacgtttgtttacaaaattgaTATGGGATTTATGCAAACGGGATTCAAAACGTGAATTAGGTCATTATAGTACACTAGCTTATGCTTACTA TTGCTGTCGATGTAATATGATTTTGGTTCCAAGCGTTGCTGGCAGGATACCTTGTAAACCACCAACTTTTAAGATTGCTCAAAATGGAAGTGTCATTGCTTGTCATTtaag AGATTCAAAATGGACATTAAACGATCACGTGAAGTCGTTGTTTTCTAAATACAAGTGTTGGCGAATTGTTTACTGGTCTCTATGGTCAGAGTGCCATTTCATGCGGTGTTCGCGTTGCCAATACATGTACCCGGTCAAGAATCAAAGGTGGTGTCAATTCCATACGCAACAGCCACAGTATTATCCGGTGGAAAACAATCGATATCTTTATTACCCTATTG gTCGTTATCCATGTTGCAacgaaaaaacttttaaatatgagCCAATCAAAAATCCATTT GGTTGTCACTATCGAGAGCACATTCCGTTACTTGAACATACAGCCGAAATAGAAACATATAAAGTTATGCAAATGTTTCCATCTTTAACCATCACCGATCCACCTATGTTTTTCTCAAATGGGATTACAAAACTTATGGATACGCATG tttcaaaCGAAGGTACGTCAAGGAAATCGCAGTTTTGGTGGGATAATATTGTGATGGGCACGTCATCAAACAAGAGACAACTGTTGACGGAATTGTGGGATAAGCCTTTCGCTAAACGACCCGTATCGCCTAGTAcaa GTGACAATAATGTATACGAAGCGACTGAAGTTCCATTGAATGAAATCAATTCATCGTTTGGATCGTCATTTGAAGAAGTCGAAGATTCGTTGTCGAGTTTCAGTGACAGTGATTCGACTCATTCGGAAaagataacttataataatagacaacAAAAGATTAAACGGTCTTCGAAAGCAATCAGAACACTGAAACAAAGATACAG ATACTCTGGCACATATCAATGGTCATTGACGGCACCAATGCGTTGCAATCAGGACAATCAGAGAGAATACGAAGAACGTTGTTTTAGACAAATTATACATCATCTGTTACATCAAAATGGTAATTCGAATGCAGATTGTAGTCAAGTGTTGACTACTACCACCAATCCTGTTGTTGATATTAGTCAACGATCtg gtggTTATTACGTAAAACTCGAAACTGAACTTCTATCAAAAATTGACCCAAAAAATGCTCAAAGACCGACGAGTATCGTGGAGCCGAAAGCTGTACAATTGAAAACCaagctaaaaaaaacaaccaaaCCACCTAGTTCTtaa
- the LOC113552112 gene encoding uncharacterized protein KIAA1841 homolog isoform X2: MNSSAYESNKLDTAALGATSECDRIDLQEFLDFLILAYRINDVLTSGKGKQVLDTCSINWTELSRNNLFLRLSDKKSNTTTDNETGQGTMLNTSTERVQCILKHKLKDIMNEGILDSVLPFIVKKTLTTNVMKTFESFGSKISNNPSNKDKTYSKPKCNTIDNSSRSNKDTEIEINVCDAVQKLKKVFRCPKRLLISKMGYFSEVTKGQRLEDIDISVHCEIPIFDWLIKWVKKDLKPKNEWPSLDNGNVVPILVSASFLQMEPLFQECLLFCKNNINDVLSSSASFGCVNDGVITRLSNQFNNCDVENMVDVKDKLKSRLFTKLIWDLCKRDSKRELGHYSTLAYAYYCCRCNMILVPSVAGRIPCKPPTFKIAQNGSVIACHLRDSKWTLNDHVKSLFSKYKCWRIVYWSLWSECHFMRCSRCQYMYPVKNQRWCQFHTQQPQYYPVENNRYLYYPIGRYPCCNEKTFKYEPIKNPFGCHYREHIPLLEHTAEIETYKVMQMFPSLTITDPPMFFSNGITKLMDTHGDVKSNDQNNKAWATESHRFAPFIVSNEGTSRKSQFWWDNIVMGTSSNKRQLLTELWDKPFAKRPVSPSTSDNNVYEATEVPLNEINSSFGSSFEEVEDSLSSFSDSDSTHSEKITYNNRQQKIKRSSKAIRTLKQRYRYSGTYQWSLTAPMRCNQDNQREYEERCFRQIIHHLLHQNGNSNADCSQVLTTTTNPVVDISQRSGGYYVKLETELLSKIDPKNAQRPTSIVEPKAVQLKTKLKKTTKPPSS, encoded by the exons ATGAATTCATCAGCCTATGAATCTAACAAACTCGATACTGCTGCATTAGGCGCGACTTCCGAATGTGATCGAATAGATTTACaagaatttttagattttttaatattagcctATCGGATAAACGACGTGTTAACTTCAGGCAAGGGAAAACAAGTACTCGATACCTGCAGCATCAATTGGACTGAGCTATCtcgtaataatttgtttttacggTTATCGGATAAAAAATCCAATACCACGACCGACAACGAGACGGGACAAGGAACAATGCTAAATACAAGCACCGAACGAGTGCAATGTATTCTCAAACACAAGCTCAAAGACATTATGAATGAAGGTATTTTGGACTCTGTACTtccatttatagtaaaaaaaacgtTGACAACAAATGTTATGAAAACATTTGAATCGTTTGGCTccaaaattagtaataatccTTCGAATAAAGACAAAACGTATTCAAAaccaaaatgtaatacaattgaCAATTCGTCCAGATCTAATAAGGA TACGGAAATTGAGATTAACGTATGTGATGctgttcaaaaattaaaaaaagtatttcgaTGTCCTAAGCGACTACTTATCTCGAAAATGGGATATTTTTCTGAGGTGACCAAAG GACAACGGTTGGAAGATATTGATATATCAGTACATTgtgaaatacctatatttgacTGGTTAATAAAGTGGGTTAAGAAggatttaaaaccaaaaaacgAGTGGCCATCATTag ATAATGGAAATGTAGTGCCGATTTTGGTTTCTGCATCATTTCTTCAAATGGAGCCATTATTTCAAGAATGTTTActattttgcaaaaataatatcaatgatgTATTATCGTCTTCGGCAAGTTTTGGGTGTGTTAATGATGGAGTTATTACAAG ATTATCAAATCAGTTTAATAATTGTGATGTAGAAAATATGGTGGACGTAaaggataaattaaaatcacgtttgtttacaaaattgaTATGGGATTTATGCAAACGGGATTCAAAACGTGAATTAGGTCATTATAGTACACTAGCTTATGCTTACTA TTGCTGTCGATGTAATATGATTTTGGTTCCAAGCGTTGCTGGCAGGATACCTTGTAAACCACCAACTTTTAAGATTGCTCAAAATGGAAGTGTCATTGCTTGTCATTtaag AGATTCAAAATGGACATTAAACGATCACGTGAAGTCGTTGTTTTCTAAATACAAGTGTTGGCGAATTGTTTACTGGTCTCTATGGTCAGAGTGCCATTTCATGCGGTGTTCGCGTTGCCAATACATGTACCCGGTCAAGAATCAAAGGTGGTGTCAATTCCATACGCAACAGCCACAGTATTATCCGGTGGAAAACAATCGATATCTTTATTACCCTATTG gTCGTTATCCATGTTGCAacgaaaaaacttttaaatatgagCCAATCAAAAATCCATTT GGTTGTCACTATCGAGAGCACATTCCGTTACTTGAACATACAGCCGAAATAGAAACATATAAAGTTATGCAAATGTTTCCATCTTTAACCATCACCGATCCACCTATGTTTTTCTCAAATGGGATTACAAAACTTATGGATACGCATG GCGATGTAAAGAGCAACGATCAAAACAATAAGGCTTGGGCCACTGAATCTCATCGGTTCGCTCCGTTTAttg tttcaaaCGAAGGTACGTCAAGGAAATCGCAGTTTTGGTGGGATAATATTGTGATGGGCACGTCATCAAACAAGAGACAACTGTTGACGGAATTGTGGGATAAGCCTTTCGCTAAACGACCCGTATCGCCTAGTAcaa GTGACAATAATGTATACGAAGCGACTGAAGTTCCATTGAATGAAATCAATTCATCGTTTGGATCGTCATTTGAAGAAGTCGAAGATTCGTTGTCGAGTTTCAGTGACAGTGATTCGACTCATTCGGAAaagataacttataataatagacaacAAAAGATTAAACGGTCTTCGAAAGCAATCAGAACACTGAAACAAAGATACAG ATACTCTGGCACATATCAATGGTCATTGACGGCACCAATGCGTTGCAATCAGGACAATCAGAGAGAATACGAAGAACGTTGTTTTAGACAAATTATACATCATCTGTTACATCAAAATGGTAATTCGAATGCAGATTGTAGTCAAGTGTTGACTACTACCACCAATCCTGTTGTTGATATTAGTCAACGATCtg gtggTTATTACGTAAAACTCGAAACTGAACTTCTATCAAAAATTGACCCAAAAAATGCTCAAAGACCGACGAGTATCGTGGAGCCGAAAGCTGTACAATTGAAAACCaagctaaaaaaaacaaccaaaCCACCTAGTTCTtaa
- the LOC113552112 gene encoding uncharacterized protein KIAA1841 homolog isoform X1: MNSSAYESNKLDTAALGATSECDRIDLQEFLDFLILAYRINDVLTSGKGKQVLDTCSINWTELSRNNLFLRLSDKKSNTTTDNETGQGTMLNTSTERVQCILKHKLKDIMNEGILDSVLPFIVKKTLTTNVMKTFESFGSKISNNPSNKDKTYSKPKCNTIDNSSRSNKDTEIEINVCDAVQKLKKVFRCPKRLLISKMGYFSEVTKGQRLEDIDISVHCEIPIFDWLIKWVKKDLKPKNEWPSLDNGNVVPILVSASFLQMEPLFQECLLFCKNNINDVLSSSASFGCVNDGVITRLSNQFNNCDVENMVDVKDKLKSRLFTKLIWDLCKRDSKRELGHYSTLAYAYYCCRCNMILVPSVAGRIPCKPPTFKIAQNGSVIACHLRDSKWTLNDHVKSLFSKYKCWRIVYWSLWSECHFMRCSRCQYMYPVKNQRWCQFHTQQPQYYPVENNRYLYYPIGRYPCCNEKTFKYEPIKNPFGCHYREHIPLLEHTAEIETYKVMQMFPSLTITDPPMFFSNGITKLMDTHGRLLCSYEGDVKSNDQNNKAWATESHRFAPFIVSNEGTSRKSQFWWDNIVMGTSSNKRQLLTELWDKPFAKRPVSPSTSDNNVYEATEVPLNEINSSFGSSFEEVEDSLSSFSDSDSTHSEKITYNNRQQKIKRSSKAIRTLKQRYRYSGTYQWSLTAPMRCNQDNQREYEERCFRQIIHHLLHQNGNSNADCSQVLTTTTNPVVDISQRSGGYYVKLETELLSKIDPKNAQRPTSIVEPKAVQLKTKLKKTTKPPSS; encoded by the exons ATGAATTCATCAGCCTATGAATCTAACAAACTCGATACTGCTGCATTAGGCGCGACTTCCGAATGTGATCGAATAGATTTACaagaatttttagattttttaatattagcctATCGGATAAACGACGTGTTAACTTCAGGCAAGGGAAAACAAGTACTCGATACCTGCAGCATCAATTGGACTGAGCTATCtcgtaataatttgtttttacggTTATCGGATAAAAAATCCAATACCACGACCGACAACGAGACGGGACAAGGAACAATGCTAAATACAAGCACCGAACGAGTGCAATGTATTCTCAAACACAAGCTCAAAGACATTATGAATGAAGGTATTTTGGACTCTGTACTtccatttatagtaaaaaaaacgtTGACAACAAATGTTATGAAAACATTTGAATCGTTTGGCTccaaaattagtaataatccTTCGAATAAAGACAAAACGTATTCAAAaccaaaatgtaatacaattgaCAATTCGTCCAGATCTAATAAGGA TACGGAAATTGAGATTAACGTATGTGATGctgttcaaaaattaaaaaaagtatttcgaTGTCCTAAGCGACTACTTATCTCGAAAATGGGATATTTTTCTGAGGTGACCAAAG GACAACGGTTGGAAGATATTGATATATCAGTACATTgtgaaatacctatatttgacTGGTTAATAAAGTGGGTTAAGAAggatttaaaaccaaaaaacgAGTGGCCATCATTag ATAATGGAAATGTAGTGCCGATTTTGGTTTCTGCATCATTTCTTCAAATGGAGCCATTATTTCAAGAATGTTTActattttgcaaaaataatatcaatgatgTATTATCGTCTTCGGCAAGTTTTGGGTGTGTTAATGATGGAGTTATTACAAG ATTATCAAATCAGTTTAATAATTGTGATGTAGAAAATATGGTGGACGTAaaggataaattaaaatcacgtttgtttacaaaattgaTATGGGATTTATGCAAACGGGATTCAAAACGTGAATTAGGTCATTATAGTACACTAGCTTATGCTTACTA TTGCTGTCGATGTAATATGATTTTGGTTCCAAGCGTTGCTGGCAGGATACCTTGTAAACCACCAACTTTTAAGATTGCTCAAAATGGAAGTGTCATTGCTTGTCATTtaag AGATTCAAAATGGACATTAAACGATCACGTGAAGTCGTTGTTTTCTAAATACAAGTGTTGGCGAATTGTTTACTGGTCTCTATGGTCAGAGTGCCATTTCATGCGGTGTTCGCGTTGCCAATACATGTACCCGGTCAAGAATCAAAGGTGGTGTCAATTCCATACGCAACAGCCACAGTATTATCCGGTGGAAAACAATCGATATCTTTATTACCCTATTG gTCGTTATCCATGTTGCAacgaaaaaacttttaaatatgagCCAATCAAAAATCCATTT GGTTGTCACTATCGAGAGCACATTCCGTTACTTGAACATACAGCCGAAATAGAAACATATAAAGTTATGCAAATGTTTCCATCTTTAACCATCACCGATCCACCTATGTTTTTCTCAAATGGGATTACAAAACTTATGGATACGCATGGTAGGCTGTTGTGCTCATACGAAG GCGATGTAAAGAGCAACGATCAAAACAATAAGGCTTGGGCCACTGAATCTCATCGGTTCGCTCCGTTTAttg tttcaaaCGAAGGTACGTCAAGGAAATCGCAGTTTTGGTGGGATAATATTGTGATGGGCACGTCATCAAACAAGAGACAACTGTTGACGGAATTGTGGGATAAGCCTTTCGCTAAACGACCCGTATCGCCTAGTAcaa GTGACAATAATGTATACGAAGCGACTGAAGTTCCATTGAATGAAATCAATTCATCGTTTGGATCGTCATTTGAAGAAGTCGAAGATTCGTTGTCGAGTTTCAGTGACAGTGATTCGACTCATTCGGAAaagataacttataataatagacaacAAAAGATTAAACGGTCTTCGAAAGCAATCAGAACACTGAAACAAAGATACAG ATACTCTGGCACATATCAATGGTCATTGACGGCACCAATGCGTTGCAATCAGGACAATCAGAGAGAATACGAAGAACGTTGTTTTAGACAAATTATACATCATCTGTTACATCAAAATGGTAATTCGAATGCAGATTGTAGTCAAGTGTTGACTACTACCACCAATCCTGTTGTTGATATTAGTCAACGATCtg gtggTTATTACGTAAAACTCGAAACTGAACTTCTATCAAAAATTGACCCAAAAAATGCTCAAAGACCGACGAGTATCGTGGAGCCGAAAGCTGTACAATTGAAAACCaagctaaaaaaaacaaccaaaCCACCTAGTTCTtaa
- the LOC113552113 gene encoding malate dehydrogenase, mitochondrial has product MFSKVFKNIVNQGVRQYSSKKGLKVTVCGGSGGIGQPLSLLLKQSPLITDLAIYDIAPVTPGVVADLSHMDTNSNVTSHVGLDNLKDAVANTDVVIIPAGIPRKPGMTRDDLFNTNISIVCDIIKVIGQVSPHALVGIISNPVNSAVPAAAEILKKLNVYDPKRLFGVTTLDIVRSNRFIAELKCLNATDVNVPVIGGHSGPTIIPLISQCTPQVKFDHDVLVKLTKRIQEAGTEVVQAKAGAGSATLSMAYAGAKFTTSMCRAILGEPNVVECSFVESTVTDSPYFSTPVLIGKNGIEKNFGMGNLSDFEKELLKAALPELASNIKKGADFGKNYK; this is encoded by the exons ATGTTTTCCAAAGTATTCAAGAACATCGTTAACCAAGGAGTTAGACAGTATTCTTCaaag aaaggTTTAAAAGTAACAGTATGTGGAGGTTCAGGCGGCATCGGTCAACCCTTGTCCTTATTGTTGAAACAAAGTCCACTCATCACGGATTTAGCTATTTATGATATTGCTCCAGTAACTCCTGGTGTGGTTGCTGATCTAAGTCATATGGATACCAACTCAAATGTAACCAGTCATGTTGGATTGGACAACTTAAAA gatgCAGTTGCTAATACCGATGTAGTTATTATCCCAGCAGGAATTCCTCGTAAACCTGGTATGACCCGAGATGATTTgttcaatacaaatatttcaattgtatGCGATATTATTAAGGTTATTGGACAAGTCAGTCCTCATGCTCTTGTTGGAATTATATCAAATCCA gtcaACAGTGCTGTACCAGCTGCTGCGGAAATATTGAAGAAACTTAATGTTTATGATCCAAAAAGATTATTTGGTGTGACCACTTTAGATATTGTCCGATCTAACAGATTCATTGCTGAACTTAAA TGTCTTAATGCTACCGATGTCAACGTTCCAGTAATCGGTGGACATTCCGGACCAACAATAATTCCCTTAATATCTCAATGTACACCTCAAGTGAAGTTTGACCATGATGTGCTcgtaaaacttacaaaacgtATTCaa gaaGCTGGTACTGAAGTTGTACAAGCTAAAGCCGGAGCCGGCTCTGCAACCCTGTCTATGGCGTATGCAGGTGCCAAATTTACAACTTCTATGTGTAGAGCAATTCTTGGCGAACCAAATGTCGTAGAATGCTCATTTGTAGAGTCGACAGTAACTGATTCACCATACTTCAGTACACCAGTTCTCATTGGG AAAAATGGAATTGAAAAGAACTTCGGCATGGGTAATCTGTCTGATTTTGAAAAAGAATTACTAAAGGCTGCCTTACCCGAATTGGCTTCCAACATTAAGAAAGGAGCAGATTTTggcaagaactacaaataa